Proteins encoded by one window of Actinocorallia herbida:
- a CDS encoding GlcG/HbpS family heme-binding protein, giving the protein MKLTLEEAEQIIEAVLKQGQSLGKALSVAVVDEGGFLKSVKRADGARPLTPSIALAKAYSAAVMERPTTMLKDWANSNPGFFASLSTMGTHPIVATEGGVTIKRDGEILGGLGVSGGTPAEDQQACDDVLAALGYELEFRAWGKPGKSADEAGEK; this is encoded by the coding sequence ATGAAACTCACTCTCGAAGAGGCCGAGCAGATCATCGAGGCCGTCCTCAAGCAGGGCCAGAGCCTCGGCAAGGCGCTCAGCGTCGCCGTCGTCGACGAAGGCGGCTTCCTCAAGTCCGTCAAGCGCGCCGACGGGGCCCGGCCGCTCACCCCGTCGATCGCCCTGGCCAAGGCGTACAGCGCCGCGGTCATGGAGCGCCCGACGACGATGCTCAAGGACTGGGCGAACAGCAACCCGGGCTTCTTCGCCTCACTGTCGACCATGGGCACCCACCCGATCGTCGCCACCGAGGGCGGCGTGACCATCAAGCGGGACGGCGAGATCCTCGGCGGCCTCGGCGTCTCGGGCGGCACCCCCGCCGAGGACCAGCAGGCCTGCGACGACGTGCTCGCCGCGCTCGGCTACGAACTGGAGTTCCGCGCCTGGGGCAAGCCCGGCAAGTCCGCGGACGAGGCGGGGGAGAAGTAG
- a CDS encoding alpha/beta fold hydrolase has product MGVALSDGTVKIYYEVHGSGPAIALIHGSGGHHAAWWQQVAALRDRYTLVTIDLRGFGNSDSSMPEFDGQDFPGDILAVLDAENLTDVLVFGQSIGAVAALRAGLARPDRISGVALGHSLGGIAHPELSPLVAADRAEAVKLAVIDRLLSKEFQANEAAKTFLFQQQGTFNVAKMADLRNLSVGGPTLDEVVASGLEVTFLAGEKDAVISPATVTRAHELLKGSHLELIPDAPHSMYWERPDLFNAALVRIRERLSAKKA; this is encoded by the coding sequence ATGGGCGTCGCACTTTCCGACGGCACCGTCAAGATCTACTACGAGGTCCACGGCTCGGGCCCGGCCATCGCGCTCATCCACGGCTCCGGCGGCCACCACGCCGCCTGGTGGCAGCAGGTCGCGGCGCTCCGCGACCGGTACACGCTGGTCACGATCGACCTGCGCGGCTTCGGCAACTCCGACTCGTCCATGCCGGAGTTCGACGGCCAGGACTTCCCCGGCGACATCCTCGCCGTCCTCGATGCCGAGAACCTGACCGACGTCCTGGTGTTCGGCCAGTCCATCGGCGCGGTCGCCGCGCTGCGGGCCGGGCTCGCCCGGCCGGACCGGATCAGCGGCGTCGCGCTCGGCCACTCCCTCGGCGGCATCGCCCACCCGGAGCTGTCCCCGCTCGTCGCGGCGGACCGGGCCGAGGCCGTCAAGCTCGCCGTCATCGACCGGCTGCTGTCCAAGGAGTTCCAGGCGAACGAGGCCGCGAAGACCTTCCTGTTCCAGCAGCAGGGCACCTTCAACGTCGCCAAGATGGCCGACCTGCGCAACCTCTCCGTCGGCGGGCCGACGCTCGACGAGGTCGTCGCCTCCGGCCTCGAGGTCACCTTCCTCGCGGGGGAGAAGGACGCCGTCATCAGCCCGGCGACCGTCACCCGCGCCCACGAGCTTCTCAAGGGCTCCCACCTTGAGCTCATTCCGGACGCCCCACACTCCATGTACTGGGAACGCCCGGACCTGTTCAACGCCGCGCTCGTCCGCATCCGCGAGCGCCTTTCGGCTAAGAAGGCCTGA
- a CDS encoding VOC family protein, translating into MSNQPRYIHHVNFPTTDIERTKEWYAKVFGLKAITPKSNTKVLLMTRGNFDLHFTPVEEMDRMAPYHFAIEVDDWDGFLAHLKELGIRHTRPIERPENQSKFCYIHDPDHTMIELVFHGRRPN; encoded by the coding sequence ATGAGCAACCAGCCGCGCTACATCCACCACGTGAACTTTCCGACCACCGACATCGAGCGCACCAAGGAGTGGTACGCCAAGGTCTTCGGCCTCAAGGCGATCACCCCGAAGAGCAACACCAAGGTCCTGCTGATGACCCGCGGGAACTTCGACCTGCACTTCACCCCGGTCGAGGAGATGGACCGGATGGCCCCCTACCACTTCGCCATCGAGGTGGACGACTGGGACGGCTTCCTGGCCCACCTCAAGGAACTCGGCATCCGGCACACCCGGCCGATCGAGCGGCCGGAGAACCAGTCGAAGTTCTGCTACATCCACGACCCCGACCACACCATGATCGAGCTGGTCTTCCACGGCCGCCGCCCGAACTGA
- a CDS encoding fumarylacetoacetate hydrolase family protein, which translates to MRYCRVEIEGRPVWGRVDGDVVGLLTGSPIEGEAAPDGRVIALDTAVLLHPVVPPVFYAVGMNYKSHVAHAQALGNKTAVLPDRPEVAYRANNALTGHGAPIVKPAEVTGRFEAEPEVVAVIGRTLRHASYAEAREAVFGWTIGNDVSAREWQHADRSFWRSKNSDTFKPMGPWIETDVDPLAQTTTLRVNGEERASFATGDMVFDPYDYLVETSRYLTLHPGDVLWLGADATCQLAPGDTVDIEISGIGVLTNHVVLERTHPERPRR; encoded by the coding sequence GTGAGGTACTGCCGCGTCGAGATCGAGGGCCGGCCCGTCTGGGGACGGGTCGACGGCGACGTCGTCGGCCTGCTCACCGGTTCGCCCATCGAGGGGGAGGCCGCACCGGACGGGCGGGTGATCGCCCTGGACACCGCGGTCCTCCTGCACCCCGTCGTCCCGCCCGTGTTCTACGCCGTCGGGATGAACTACAAGAGCCACGTGGCGCATGCCCAGGCGCTCGGGAACAAGACCGCGGTGCTGCCCGACAGGCCCGAGGTGGCCTACCGGGCGAACAACGCGCTCACCGGGCACGGAGCCCCGATCGTCAAACCCGCCGAGGTCACCGGGCGGTTCGAGGCCGAACCCGAGGTCGTCGCCGTGATCGGGCGGACGCTGCGGCACGCGTCCTACGCCGAGGCCCGCGAGGCCGTCTTCGGGTGGACGATCGGCAACGACGTCAGCGCGCGCGAGTGGCAGCACGCCGACCGGTCGTTCTGGCGCAGCAAGAACAGCGACACCTTCAAACCGATGGGCCCCTGGATCGAGACTGACGTCGACCCGCTGGCCCAGACCACCACCCTGCGCGTCAACGGCGAGGAGCGCGCCTCCTTCGCCACCGGGGACATGGTCTTCGACCCGTACGACTACCTGGTCGAGACCTCCCGGTACCTCACGCTGCACCCCGGCGACGTCCTCTGGCTGGGCGCGGACGCGACCTGCCAGCTGGCGCCGGGGGACACCGTGGACATCGAGATCAGTGGGATAGGCGTGCTGACCAACCACGTCGTCCTCGAACGGACCCATCCAGAAAGGCCCCGGCGATGA
- a CDS encoding NAD-dependent succinate-semialdehyde dehydrogenase has product MTTDDYTPLQMYIAGEWCAAENGATAPVVNPATEEVIGHVPLATSGDLDRALAASVTGFQAWRGTPIARRVEILRKAADLLTARAGDIGRIMTLEQGKPFPEARNEAVRVANSIRWDAEDARREYGRIIPSADDTLLSVRKEPIGPVAAFTPWNFPAGSPNRKIAAALAAGCSIIIKASEETPGTAVELVRCFADAGVPAGALNLVFGDPAQVSGHLIPAKEIRLVAFTGSVPVGKLLASAAGAAMKPSLMELGGHAPVIVCADADPVRAARRAATAKFFNAGQVCTSPSRFLVHADVHDAFVAEFVRAAEELVVGDGLAEGVKMGPLANERRLKATEELVHDAVAKGAKAVTGGARLDRQGYFYPPTVLVDVPADARIMAEEPFGPLAPIVRFTDLDEALEIANSLEYGLAAYGFTESAATTERLVRGFEAGILSINHCGGSVPEAPSGGVKASGYGREGGPEGLEAYFLTKRVSHLLGS; this is encoded by the coding sequence ATGACGACAGACGACTACACCCCCTTGCAGATGTACATCGCCGGGGAATGGTGCGCCGCCGAGAACGGCGCCACCGCCCCGGTGGTCAACCCCGCGACCGAGGAGGTCATCGGGCACGTTCCCCTGGCGACGTCCGGCGACCTCGACCGCGCGCTGGCCGCGTCCGTCACGGGGTTCCAGGCCTGGCGCGGCACGCCGATCGCGCGCCGGGTGGAGATCCTCCGCAAGGCCGCCGACCTGCTCACCGCCCGGGCCGGGGACATCGGCCGGATCATGACCCTGGAGCAGGGCAAGCCCTTCCCCGAGGCGCGCAACGAGGCGGTGCGCGTCGCGAACTCGATCCGCTGGGACGCCGAGGACGCGCGCCGCGAGTACGGGAGGATCATCCCGTCCGCCGACGACACGCTGCTGTCCGTCCGCAAGGAGCCGATCGGGCCCGTCGCGGCCTTCACCCCGTGGAACTTCCCCGCGGGCTCGCCGAACCGGAAGATCGCCGCGGCGCTGGCCGCGGGCTGCTCGATCATCATCAAGGCGTCCGAGGAGACCCCCGGGACCGCGGTCGAGCTGGTCCGGTGCTTCGCCGACGCGGGGGTGCCCGCGGGCGCGCTCAACCTGGTCTTCGGCGACCCCGCCCAGGTCTCCGGCCACCTGATCCCGGCCAAGGAGATCAGGCTGGTGGCCTTCACCGGCTCGGTGCCGGTAGGCAAGCTGCTGGCTTCCGCGGCGGGTGCGGCCATGAAGCCGTCGCTGATGGAGCTCGGTGGGCACGCGCCCGTCATCGTCTGCGCGGACGCCGACCCCGTGCGGGCGGCCCGGCGCGCGGCCACCGCGAAGTTCTTCAACGCGGGCCAGGTCTGCACCTCGCCCAGCCGCTTCCTCGTCCACGCGGACGTGCACGACGCGTTCGTCGCGGAGTTCGTCAGGGCCGCCGAGGAACTCGTGGTCGGCGATGGGCTGGCGGAGGGCGTCAAGATGGGCCCGCTCGCCAACGAGCGGCGGCTCAAGGCGACCGAGGAACTGGTGCACGACGCGGTCGCCAAGGGCGCCAAGGCCGTCACCGGAGGCGCCCGGCTCGACCGGCAGGGCTACTTCTACCCGCCGACCGTGCTCGTGGACGTGCCCGCCGACGCCCGGATCATGGCCGAGGAGCCGTTCGGCCCGCTGGCCCCGATCGTCAGGTTCACCGACCTCGACGAGGCGCTGGAGATCGCCAACTCGCTGGAGTACGGCCTGGCCGCCTACGGCTTCACCGAGTCCGCGGCGACCACCGAGCGCCTGGTCCGGGGGTTCGAGGCGGGCATCCTGTCCATCAACCACTGCGGCGGCTCGGTGCCCGAGGCCCCGTCCGGGGGCGTCAAGGCCAGCGGCTACGGTCGCGAGGGCGGGCCGGAAGGGCTGGAGGCGTACTTCCTCACCAAGCGCGTCTCCCACCTGCTGGGGAGCTGA
- a CDS encoding nitroreductase family protein — MDVTTAIATRRSVHRLIEPAPDDREVTELVRLAAAAPDHGLLRPWRWVLLRGTGREELGACLAADAPPERRAQVSAKTSRAPLLATLVFAPAPDHRVPEWEQLIAAGLMAYSLMLLLHARGYASVWRTGPHTESGPARRMLGLQDTERLLGWLYIGTEERPGAARPPGPPDVSGRILSFGPARCPVCRRPAPPDHGWTLRSRHRTSEGLIGYSTRPCGCVSIAVDDRVIASFSPAKQGPPRAHHRTR, encoded by the coding sequence ATGGACGTGACGACGGCGATAGCGACCCGGCGCAGCGTGCACCGGCTGATCGAGCCGGCTCCTGACGATCGGGAGGTCACCGAGCTCGTGAGACTCGCGGCGGCCGCGCCCGACCATGGTCTGCTGCGCCCGTGGCGGTGGGTCCTGCTCCGCGGGACGGGACGGGAGGAGCTCGGTGCGTGTCTCGCCGCCGACGCCCCGCCCGAACGCCGCGCGCAGGTCTCCGCGAAGACCTCCCGAGCGCCCCTCCTGGCCACCCTCGTGTTCGCCCCGGCACCGGACCACCGGGTGCCCGAGTGGGAACAGCTGATCGCGGCCGGGTTGATGGCGTACTCGCTGATGCTGCTGCTGCACGCGCGGGGCTACGCCAGCGTCTGGCGCACGGGACCGCACACCGAGAGCGGGCCCGCGCGCCGGATGCTGGGCCTCCAGGACACCGAGCGGCTCCTCGGCTGGCTCTACATCGGCACCGAGGAGCGGCCCGGGGCGGCCCGGCCGCCCGGCCCTCCCGATGTCTCCGGCCGGATCCTCAGCTTCGGCCCGGCCCGCTGCCCCGTGTGCCGGAGGCCCGCGCCCCCGGACCACGGATGGACGCTCCGTTCACGGCACCGCACCTCCGAGGGGCTCATCGGGTACAGCACCCGGCCGTGCGGCTGCGTGTCGATCGCCGTCGACGACCGGGTGATCGCCTCGTTCTCCCCGGCGAAGCAGGGCCCCCCAAGAGCCCACCACCGGACCCGATGA
- a CDS encoding VOC family protein → MGIQRIESVVYTVDDLAENIRFFTDFGLAPVEATETRAVFATLIGQTFVLDTAPDPLLPPALEKTPTIREVVWGVDTAESLAELVARAGADRPVREDAHGVFHTVDETGFGVGLTLAGPTPPEFADPRTGNTWGKVSRWNSSVTSVGRVRPIRMCHVALNIPKAGWEEANAFYLDRLGFRATDIVKPMGVFMQCEGDDDQHNFLLCHRPDRAGCNHVSFEVPGFDDVIEGGNHMIEQGWQEARKLGRHTIGSNVFRFIHAPCGGRVELAADMDRVDESYETRVHETTPPHHIWALRSSREPEER, encoded by the coding sequence ATGGGAATCCAGCGCATCGAGTCGGTGGTCTACACCGTCGATGACCTCGCGGAGAACATCAGGTTCTTCACCGACTTCGGCCTGGCCCCGGTCGAGGCCACCGAGACCCGCGCGGTGTTCGCCACGCTGATCGGCCAGACGTTCGTGCTGGACACGGCGCCGGACCCGCTGCTGCCGCCCGCGCTGGAGAAGACGCCGACCATCCGCGAGGTGGTCTGGGGCGTGGACACCGCCGAGTCGCTGGCCGAGCTGGTGGCCAGGGCCGGCGCCGACCGGCCGGTGCGCGAGGACGCGCACGGCGTCTTCCACACGGTCGACGAAACGGGATTCGGAGTCGGCCTCACACTGGCCGGGCCGACCCCGCCGGAATTCGCCGATCCGCGCACCGGAAACACCTGGGGAAAGGTCTCCCGGTGGAATTCCTCGGTCACTTCCGTGGGCCGGGTCCGGCCGATCCGAATGTGCCATGTGGCGTTGAACATCCCCAAGGCCGGGTGGGAGGAGGCGAACGCCTTCTATCTCGACCGCCTCGGTTTCCGGGCGACGGACATCGTGAAGCCGATGGGCGTCTTCATGCAGTGCGAGGGCGACGACGACCAGCACAACTTCCTGCTCTGCCACCGCCCCGACCGCGCGGGCTGCAACCACGTCTCGTTCGAGGTCCCCGGCTTCGACGACGTGATCGAGGGCGGCAACCACATGATCGAGCAGGGCTGGCAGGAGGCGCGCAAGCTCGGCCGGCACACCATCGGCTCGAACGTCTTCCGGTTCATCCACGCCCCGTGCGGCGGCCGCGTCGAGCTCGCCGCCGACATGGACCGGGTGGACGAGTCCTACGAGACCCGCGTGCACGAGACCACGCCCCCGCACCACATCTGGGCCCTGCGCAGCTCCCGGGAACCCGAAGAGCGCTGA
- a CDS encoding EamA family transporter has product MMRSRAIPAPVLVLAQITSLQLGSAVAKHAYGQVGPLGLAGLRLGFAAMIMWIVVRPRVRRIAARQWRVAIPFGVVIAAMNTAYFQAIGHLPIGVASTLELLGPLALTFVLSRRLEHLASASLALAGVLLLAVPGGALSATGIILGGIAALCRTAYVALSQRVGRLTLDWAGLTVALAVGALILTPIAAVADGRAVLEQPGVIPLGFLVAILSSVVPYALDMTTLRTTELRVFGALLALSPAVGAAVGLVFLGERLTARQLLAVGLIVLAGAWTMRTRHHPPQITPSEGTDHGRDDGDSDPAQRAPADRAGS; this is encoded by the coding sequence ATGATGAGAAGCCGTGCGATCCCGGCGCCGGTGCTGGTCCTCGCCCAGATCACCAGCCTTCAGCTGGGTTCCGCCGTCGCCAAGCACGCCTACGGCCAGGTCGGACCGCTCGGCCTCGCCGGGCTGCGCCTCGGCTTCGCCGCCATGATCATGTGGATCGTCGTACGCCCCCGGGTACGGCGGATCGCGGCCCGCCAGTGGCGGGTCGCGATCCCGTTCGGAGTGGTGATCGCCGCGATGAACACGGCCTACTTCCAGGCCATCGGTCATCTCCCGATCGGCGTGGCGTCCACCCTTGAACTGCTCGGTCCGCTGGCTCTCACGTTCGTCCTGTCCCGCAGGCTGGAGCACCTCGCGTCCGCGTCGCTCGCGCTGGCCGGGGTGCTCCTGCTCGCGGTGCCCGGCGGCGCGCTCTCCGCCACCGGAATCATCCTGGGCGGGATCGCGGCGCTGTGCCGGACCGCCTATGTCGCCCTCAGCCAGCGGGTCGGCCGGCTGACCCTCGACTGGGCCGGTCTCACCGTCGCGCTCGCCGTCGGGGCGCTGATCCTCACCCCGATCGCGGCCGTCGCCGACGGACGGGCCGTGCTGGAGCAGCCCGGGGTCATCCCCCTCGGGTTCCTGGTCGCGATCCTGTCCTCGGTCGTGCCCTACGCGCTGGACATGACGACGCTGCGCACGACGGAACTCCGCGTGTTCGGCGCGCTGCTGGCGCTCAGCCCCGCGGTCGGCGCGGCCGTCGGCCTGGTCTTCCTGGGCGAACGCCTCACCGCACGCCAGCTCCTCGCCGTCGGCCTCATCGTCCTCGCCGGCGCGTGGACGATGCGGACCCGGCATCATCCCCCGCAGATCACCCCATCGGAAGGGACGGACCATGGACGTGACGACGGCGATAGCGACCCGGCGCAGCGTGCACCGGCTGATCGAGCCGGCTCCTGA
- a CDS encoding methionine synthase II (cobalamin-independent)-like protein translates to MADTFKYRIDHHGSLIRPAEVLAARARHAAGELDAAGLRAAEDAAIAEAVRFQRKLRLSVVTDGDFRRADFRGAILETVHGFRRTEEADKYGRPTWLASAELKADGPLVAADVAALAELTGAAAPKATLPSPAYLAATSFDPAGPYKTPAELGEALARVVRAEIEELIARGVRLIQLNNFRYQAYLFGRGGQPLTLEEAIAIDALAVSVEDRPEGVRIGLCPTHKAADVDHEAAARLFAELPVDRWILPYDQGTQGETDLLKAVPADRDAALGIVSPRASALEDIDTIMNRMDVAAELKDIEDIAITPSSGFSDTAGAPEISAEDQRRKLVHVETIARMCWGNEL, encoded by the coding sequence ATGGCCGACACGTTCAAATACCGCATCGACCACCACGGCAGCCTGATCCGTCCGGCCGAGGTGCTGGCGGCACGGGCTCGGCATGCGGCCGGCGAGCTGGACGCGGCGGGCCTGCGCGCGGCCGAGGACGCGGCCATCGCCGAGGCGGTGCGCTTCCAGCGCAAGCTCCGTCTGTCGGTCGTCACCGACGGCGACTTCCGCCGGGCCGACTTCCGCGGCGCGATCCTGGAGACGGTGCACGGCTTCCGGCGCACGGAGGAGGCCGACAAGTACGGCCGTCCGACCTGGCTGGCGTCCGCCGAGCTGAAGGCCGACGGCCCGCTCGTCGCCGCCGACGTCGCGGCGCTCGCCGAGCTGACCGGCGCCGCCGCCCCCAAGGCGACGCTGCCCTCGCCGGCCTACCTCGCGGCGACCTCGTTCGACCCGGCGGGCCCCTACAAGACCCCGGCCGAACTGGGCGAAGCCCTGGCCCGCGTCGTCCGCGCCGAGATCGAGGAGCTGATCGCGCGCGGCGTCCGCCTCATCCAGCTCAACAACTTCCGCTACCAGGCCTACCTCTTCGGCCGCGGCGGCCAGCCCCTCACCCTTGAGGAGGCCATCGCGATCGACGCCCTCGCCGTCTCCGTCGAGGACCGCCCCGAGGGCGTCCGCATCGGCCTCTGCCCCACCCACAAGGCCGCGGACGTGGACCACGAGGCCGCCGCCCGCCTCTTCGCCGAACTCCCCGTGGACCGCTGGATCCTTCCCTACGACCAGGGCACCCAGGGCGAGACGGACCTCCTCAAGGCCGTCCCCGCCGACCGCGACGCCGCCCTCGGCATCGTCAGCCCCCGCGCCTCCGCCTTGGAGGACATCGACACGATCATGAATCGCATGGACGTGGCCGCGGAGCTCAAGGACATCGAGGACATCGCGATCACCCCCTCGTCGGGCTTCTCCGACACCGCGGGCGCCCCCGAGATCTCCGCCGAGGACCAGCGCCGCAAGCTCGTGCACGTCGAGACCATCGCCCGCATGTGCTGGGGCAACGAGCTGTAG
- a CDS encoding sugar ABC transporter substrate-binding protein — MRSSVFRPLGVFLAIAASAALVAGCGSSGGDTADGGSGDGIKIGFVNGANTEFHTCLLKSIEAEAKAEGIELLSANSGQNPGTELSNIEDMISRQVDALIVQTVNVDALEGDITKAQRAKIPIFLTSVITDDASKILGAAVVDLKQVGALDAGWVAEDAKGASVEVGVIAGAPGAASELLTGGFKDALPDTAKVVADQPGMFNRAKAQDVAENMISANPGLDYVFVANEEMAFGALNAFKAAKKDVKIVTVNGSEPGIEAIKDGSFSATVANSPAAMGKLAVQNTKTLLGGGTADKIAQVPIQLITKDNTDQAPQYCIE; from the coding sequence ATGCGCTCTTCCGTCTTCCGCCCCTTGGGCGTCTTCCTCGCGATCGCCGCGTCCGCGGCCCTCGTCGCCGGCTGCGGCTCCAGCGGCGGCGACACCGCCGACGGCGGCAGCGGCGACGGCATCAAGATCGGGTTCGTGAACGGCGCGAACACCGAGTTCCACACCTGTCTGCTCAAGTCCATCGAGGCCGAGGCCAAGGCCGAGGGCATCGAGCTGCTGTCGGCGAACTCGGGCCAGAACCCCGGCACCGAGCTGTCCAACATCGAGGACATGATCTCCCGCCAGGTCGACGCGCTGATCGTGCAGACGGTCAACGTCGACGCGCTGGAGGGCGACATCACCAAGGCGCAGCGGGCGAAGATCCCGATCTTCCTCACCTCGGTCATCACCGACGACGCCTCCAAGATCCTCGGCGCGGCGGTCGTCGACCTCAAGCAGGTCGGCGCGCTCGACGCGGGCTGGGTCGCCGAGGACGCCAAGGGCGCCTCGGTGGAGGTCGGCGTGATCGCGGGCGCCCCGGGCGCGGCGTCCGAGCTGCTCACCGGCGGTTTCAAGGACGCGCTGCCCGACACCGCCAAGGTCGTCGCGGACCAGCCGGGCATGTTCAACCGGGCCAAGGCCCAGGACGTCGCGGAGAACATGATCTCGGCGAACCCCGGCCTGGACTACGTGTTCGTCGCCAACGAGGAGATGGCGTTCGGCGCGCTCAACGCCTTCAAGGCGGCCAAGAAGGACGTCAAGATCGTCACGGTCAACGGCAGCGAGCCCGGCATCGAGGCCATCAAGGACGGCAGCTTCTCGGCCACCGTCGCGAACTCGCCCGCCGCCATGGGCAAGCTCGCGGTCCAGAACACCAAGACCCTCCTCGGCGGGGGCACCGCCGACAAGATCGCGCAGGTGCCGATCCAGCTGATCACCAAGGACAACACGGACCAGGCTCCGCAGTACTGCATCGAGTAG
- a CDS encoding ABC transporter permease has translation MTVKSTAAHRGPAVSDEDSAALRFLRGLRHVPHQGLLAVLVLIVLFASVRTDTFLTSANLLNVLQQVSVTAVIAGGLTLLMTAGGMDFSLGSTVSVVTAVAAQLIDDGHGTGTAVIVCLLLSAVIGLVNGLVVTYTKVAPFVVTLATATLLDGVALLVLNGMSISIGEHLMELGSGSLLGLPNLMIVALLVLAVTGVAMRYTTFGRDAFAIGGNEDVARLSGINVNRHKLVLYSLGGALAGLAGIMLLARLGASSPGTGGLSLQLTAVAAVVIGGTSLEGGRGSVIGTALGVVLLGVVANVLNLLQIPSYWQLISVGAVLLVAAVANQLQRRRH, from the coding sequence GTGACCGTGAAATCGACCGCAGCACACCGCGGTCCCGCAGTGTCGGACGAGGACTCCGCAGCCCTCCGGTTCCTGCGCGGGCTGAGGCACGTGCCGCACCAGGGCCTGCTCGCCGTGCTGGTGCTGATCGTGCTGTTCGCCAGCGTCCGCACCGACACGTTCCTGACCTCGGCGAACCTGCTGAACGTGCTCCAGCAGGTCAGCGTCACCGCGGTCATCGCGGGCGGGCTGACCCTGCTGATGACGGCCGGGGGCATGGACTTCTCCCTCGGCAGCACGGTCTCGGTGGTCACCGCGGTGGCCGCGCAGCTCATCGACGACGGGCACGGCACCGGCACCGCCGTCATCGTCTGCCTGCTGCTGTCCGCCGTGATCGGCCTGGTGAACGGCCTCGTCGTCACCTACACCAAGGTCGCCCCGTTCGTCGTCACCCTCGCGACGGCCACGCTCCTCGACGGCGTCGCGCTGCTCGTGCTGAACGGGATGAGCATCTCCATCGGCGAGCATCTGATGGAGCTCGGCAGCGGCTCGCTGCTCGGCCTGCCCAACCTCATGATCGTCGCGCTGCTCGTCCTCGCGGTGACCGGCGTCGCCATGCGCTACACCACCTTCGGCCGCGACGCGTTCGCGATCGGCGGCAACGAGGACGTCGCCCGGCTCAGCGGCATCAACGTGAACCGGCACAAGCTGGTCCTGTACAGCCTCGGCGGCGCCCTGGCGGGCCTCGCCGGGATCATGCTGCTCGCCCGGCTCGGCGCCAGCAGCCCCGGTACCGGCGGCCTGTCGCTCCAGCTCACCGCGGTGGCGGCGGTCGTCATCGGCGGGACGTCCCTGGAGGGCGGGCGCGGCAGCGTCATCGGGACGGCGCTCGGCGTGGTCCTGCTCGGCGTCGTCGCCAATGTGCTGAACCTGCTCCAGATCCCCAGCTACTGGCAGCTGATCTCGGTCGGCGCGGTGCTGCTCGTCGCGGCGGTCGCCAACCAGCTCCAACGCCGCAGGCACTGA
- a CDS encoding LysR family transcriptional regulator: protein MDRLLVMRSFVTVAKVGSFSGAAKMLGTSGSLISRHVADLEKQVGVRLVNRTARSVSLTEPGVRYSQFAQRILDEIDDEDANLAEAHDRPEGTLSIICPKWIGSLDLGDAIAAFSTAHPKITVRFELGGMSDRTYDFLDDGFDVAFHTRDLRDSSVRLKKIASLPFVLCASESYIEAHGLLTDPNDLARHDCLVHVNDPVWRIGHGHASTLHKIRNVAFSSNSYLALQKAAVHGRGIALIPHRPAYDDLMSGALKVLLPKLPVPARSLYAIYGPAQQAPRKVEVFLDFLTGWFSDNPMPSYQL, encoded by the coding sequence ATGGATCGTCTTCTCGTCATGCGGAGCTTCGTCACGGTCGCGAAGGTCGGCAGCTTCAGCGGCGCGGCCAAGATGCTGGGCACCTCCGGGTCGCTCATCTCGCGGCACGTCGCTGACCTGGAGAAGCAGGTCGGCGTGCGGCTGGTCAACCGCACGGCCCGGTCCGTGAGCCTGACCGAGCCGGGGGTGCGCTACAGCCAGTTCGCCCAGCGCATCCTCGACGAGATCGACGACGAGGACGCCAACCTCGCCGAGGCCCACGACAGACCCGAGGGGACCCTGTCGATCATCTGTCCGAAATGGATCGGCAGCCTGGATCTCGGCGACGCCATCGCGGCGTTCTCCACCGCCCATCCGAAGATCACCGTGCGGTTCGAGCTGGGCGGCATGTCCGACCGCACCTACGACTTCCTCGACGACGGCTTCGACGTCGCCTTCCACACCCGGGACCTGCGCGACTCCAGCGTCCGGTTGAAGAAGATCGCGTCGCTGCCGTTCGTGCTGTGCGCGTCGGAGTCCTACATCGAGGCGCACGGTCTGCTCACCGACCCCAACGACCTGGCCCGCCACGACTGCCTCGTGCACGTCAACGACCCGGTCTGGCGGATCGGCCACGGCCACGCGAGCACCCTGCACAAGATCCGGAACGTGGCGTTCTCCTCGAACTCCTACCTCGCGCTCCAGAAGGCCGCCGTGCACGGCCGGGGGATCGCGCTGATCCCGCACCGGCCGGCCTACGACGACCTCATGAGCGGAGCCCTGAAGGTGCTCCTGCCCAAGCTGCCCGTCCCCGCCCGCAGCCTGTACGCGATCTACGGGCCCGCCCAGCAGGCGCCCAGGAAGGTCGAGGTCTTCCTCGACTTCCTCACCGGATGGTTCTCCGACAATCCGATGCCGTCCTATCAATTGTGA